The Desulfatiglans anilini DSM 4660 genome contains a region encoding:
- a CDS encoding GumC family protein, with the protein MSNVNTNINDWNYQFDKVFYAIKSRGSLIMIVFLIIAIPLTLISLTKPEPQTAVAKIMFENNHRLSLELSSQLSERASRSTIAIERMNSQIEILKGNTLIEKVVKNLAIAKYPEKEDEAIKKVQQGIEAYLMPESTIIEISYTDSDPESAKMVLNTLLQLYKEYYSKNIEGENVFDFYNDRVVQIESELNKSIGHLNLLKSREGMYADIETVKNDLIQNIQNTKIRMNAANLKIAELDAQIKYIQDKLHSQPLQINNNIEMIANPEVISIKNQIALLELEKSNLLTKYVDDSREVKDVDTQIAFLYKQIHKHEPMVEGKRTFAINPLRESLRTAEMNLSTELDGVQKSRNELIRMILADEGRLAHLDTVEYQFIEAEQKVASGKKMHNFYLGKLDDARFVEAMNSREITSLNVIQSAQLKQKKRLATLSSVAAGTGLGAVIAVVFALILELFRPRLSRPDQIQEILGIPVLGSITNGHHENQRS; encoded by the coding sequence ATGAGCAACGTTAACACGAATATAAATGACTGGAATTATCAATTTGATAAAGTATTTTATGCCATTAAATCTCGTGGATCATTAATAATGATTGTTTTTTTAATAATTGCAATACCTTTAACGCTTATATCGTTGACAAAGCCAGAACCGCAAACAGCAGTTGCAAAAATTATGTTTGAAAACAACCATAGATTGAGTCTCGAGCTGTCAAGCCAACTTTCGGAACGTGCTTCGCGCAGCACAATCGCCATCGAACGGATGAATTCTCAAATTGAAATTTTGAAAGGCAATACGCTGATCGAGAAGGTTGTCAAAAACCTTGCCATTGCAAAGTATCCGGAAAAAGAAGATGAAGCCATCAAAAAAGTCCAACAAGGAATCGAAGCTTACCTTATGCCGGAATCCACTATCATAGAAATCTCTTATACTGATTCAGATCCAGAATCCGCCAAAATGGTGCTGAATACGCTTCTTCAATTATACAAAGAATATTACAGCAAAAATATAGAAGGAGAGAATGTATTTGATTTTTATAACGATAGAGTAGTGCAAATCGAAAGTGAGCTTAATAAGAGCATTGGTCATTTAAATCTCTTGAAATCCAGGGAAGGAATGTATGCCGATATCGAAACGGTTAAAAACGATTTAATCCAAAACATCCAGAATACGAAAATTCGCATGAACGCGGCCAATCTAAAAATCGCTGAGCTGGATGCTCAAATAAAATACATACAGGATAAACTTCATAGTCAGCCATTGCAAATTAACAACAACATTGAAATGATCGCAAACCCTGAAGTTATATCGATCAAAAATCAAATTGCTTTGCTTGAACTGGAAAAATCCAATCTTTTGACCAAATATGTCGATGATTCCCGTGAAGTCAAGGATGTCGATACACAAATTGCCTTTCTTTACAAGCAGATACATAAACACGAACCAATGGTCGAAGGAAAACGCACATTTGCGATAAATCCGTTACGTGAGAGTCTTCGGACTGCAGAGATGAATCTTTCCACCGAGCTGGATGGGGTGCAGAAATCCAGAAATGAGTTGATCCGTATGATTCTGGCTGACGAGGGCCGGCTGGCGCATCTCGACACAGTCGAATACCAATTCATCGAAGCAGAACAAAAAGTGGCCTCCGGGAAAAAGATGCACAACTTCTATCTCGGAAAGCTGGATGACGCCCGTTTCGTCGAGGCCATGAACAGCCGGGAGATCACTTCACTGAATGTGATCCAATCAGCGCAATTGAAGCAGAAAAAGCGCCTGGCGACTCTCTCGTCGGTGGCGGCCGGAACGGGGCTCGGCGCTGTCATCGCAGTCGTGTTTGCCCTCATTCTGGAGCTCTTCAGACCCCGCCTGAGCCGTCCGGATCAGATCCAGGAGATTCTGGGCATACCCGTACTGGGTTCCATCACAAACGGACACCACGAAAATCAACGGTCTTGA